The Kineothrix sp. IPX-CK genomic interval TATATGCCGCGCACGCGTTAGAGCAGAAATAGGCTTTTATCCCCAGTCTCTCTACATCCGCTGAGGACTTTTCCACACTTGTCTCCGGATAATTGAAAGCTCTGGTAAAGCGTTCCATTTCATTACAGTCCTTTGCCGGTAGCTGCCTTGCATAAGAGACCGCCGTCCCCTCTTTTTCCAGAGGCCGGATGAGATTCTCCAGCAGGTGCTCATCCTCCGGGAGCGCATCCTGCGTCATCATAACGAAGATGGGGGCTTGCGATTTTTTCACACCGCGGTTTCTCGTATCTCCATGATTAAATTCTTTTTTGGACAAGTGAGTCACATGTACATTTCCGTACTTTTCAACAAAAGGAGTTCCATATACCAATCTGTCAAAATATTTTTGCTCCGTATTCATTATAATTATCTTTCCTACCGGAACCGTCTGCTTCTCCAGCTTATCTATTAACGTAAAAAATGTTTTATCCGGCTTATATACAGGAATAATTACATCGATTTCATTCATTCGTCTCCGTCTCCCTCTCGCCATTTGATCATTTCCCGATTTTAATAAAAAGGACCTGCTCTCTTTCTCAGGCCCTTTTACATTTATTAGTGTTACTGTTCACAGTAACGTATAATTACTTAATATATGATCTCGTATCGCTCTTTATCTTATCGCTGTATGTCTGTACGTCCGAGGATACGGTGTAAGTTTCATCGAACAGGAACTGATGCAGCCATTCCACATTTTCCTTCAAATCCAGAGGGATAACGCAGCTTCCCTTGGAACCGATGGTTCCCGTGGTTCTGTACTGCTCGTCGGGGAATCCCGCCTGGCCAACAATGTTGTATTTACTTATACCGCCCAGCAGCTCTACGATTTCCGTCAAGTCCAGTGAGGTATAAACCTCGCTGAATACATCATTAGCGATTTCATTCAGTGTTGCCGGCGAAGCAGTCTTCGCTTTCTCCGCAACCGCCATCAATACCTCTCTCTGGCGCTCGGCTCTCTTGAAGTCATCACCCGCAGTATAACGGATTCGGCAATATGCCGTAGCCTGAAGACCGTTGAGGAGCTGATAGCCCGTCTCCGTCACTTCATTATAAGTACGCTTCAAGTCCTCTGCCATTGTAAACTGATAGCTGTTCAAGTGGTGAATCTCCGAACTGTCCACATCAATCATAATACCGCCCAGTGCATCGATGGTATCCGTCAGTCCGGCAAAGCCTACCGTTACGAAGTCGGTAATGTTCATATCCAGATTCATGTTCAACATGTTGATGGCCATCTCCGGGCCACCCTTCGCATAAGCGGAATTACATTTATTATAAGTATCGTTGCTCAGATTCAAATAGGTATCGCGATACACGGAAACCAGTTTGCAGTCTCCCGTATCCTGATTGATTGAAGCTATCATGATCGTATCGCTTCGCGTATTCTTCGTCAACGCTCCCGTCGTGGAATCCACACCGAACAGAGCTATGTTCCGGTAGCCCTTCATATTGGTTGTTTCTTCACGTTCCTTGACCTCTTCATTGATAACTAATTCGTCCGCATTCAGTTCCACCTTGCCGACTTTTTCTCCCTTAAGTACACCGTACAATACTACGACCATAACGAGTAATACGAATATCTCCACGATAAAAAGAATTATCTTTTTCCTCTTTTTCTTCTCTCTTTCTTTTGCAGACATCTTCTTTCCCTTGCTATTTCCTGAAGACTTAACGCTTTCACTGTTTCTGCTCTTCTTTGAATTTGTAGCCATTTCCATTCTCCCTTATCTTCTTGCAAATTTACAGCCTATACATAAATAAACTTTATAATTTAATAAGAACCTCTTAGTGATGTTCATATTACGCACTTTCAGTAAACTTTTTAATAGAAATCTAATAAGCATTTTTATTAATAAACCCTTTAAATACAGTTAAAAACATAATCTTTATATCCAGACCCATTGTCCAGTTTTCTATATAAAATATATCGTATTCGATACGCTTTCTTATGGAAGTATCACCTCTATAGCCGTTGATCTGTGCCCATCCGGTAAGCCCGGGACGCACCTGATGTTTGATCATATAACGCGGAATCTCTTCCCTGAACTTTTCAACGAACAGCGGCCTTTCGGGCCTGGGCCCTACCAGACTCATTTCTCCTGCCAAGATATTAAAAAGCTGCGGCAGTTCATCAAGGCTCGTCCTCCTGAGAAGCTTGCCCACCTTCGTCACACGGGGATCATCCTTTACCGTCCATGCCTTCTGTTCCTGAGAAGTCTTCTGTAGTTCCATAGTGCGGAACTTATACATCTTAAACGGTTTATTGTGAAGTCCAACTCTTTCCTGCTTGAAAATCACCGGTCCACGACTGGTGCACTTTATGAGAAGAACGGTTACCAGCATGATCGGTGAAGAAATGATGATTCCGCAGAACGAACCGACCACATCCACTGCGCGTTTCGCCACCCAGTTCAAAGTATTCGTCAGCGGCACGTAACGGATATTAATAACAGGAAGCCCCATCAAATCCTCCGTATACGGCCTGCTGGGCACAAGGCTGTTATAGTCGGGAATAAATTTCGTATGCACACCGGATTTTTCACATAAATCCACGATCCGCTCCAATCTGTCGTAATCCTCCAAAGCAAGCGTGACCGCGATTTCATCCAATTTGTTTTCGGGCAGTATATAAAGCAAGTTGTCGATTCTTCCTAAAACCTTTACACCCTTATACAAGGTTCCTCCGGGAACTCTGTCATCCAATATTCCTCTTACCACATATCCCCATTGGGGATTCGCGTTAATTCGCGTAATATATTCCTCCGCTGCACGGGAATATCCTACTAACAGAACATACTTTAGATTATACCCTTTTTTGCGGAAATATTGCAGACCATTTCGAATCATTGACCGGGACAAGGTGGTCAAAATAATATTGATTACATAAAAAATAAAAATAAGGGAACGCGAAAAATGCTCCTGTTTAACAGCAAACAACATTACCATGAAAAGAAATACGCCTACAGTATTCGCCTTAAAGATACTGGATATTTCATACTTCCTTCTCGTTGCCCGCTTAGGTGTATACATATTAAAAAAGTAGTATAGTAAAACGTATCCGGGCACAATAAAATAAAGCGCACTGAAGTATGTCGCTACGGACAACGCAGTGACGCCCGGCTCTGTATTCGCAAATGGCGTTTTAAATTTAATGAGCCATGCAAGTGAATAGGAAAGTGCTACGACAACCGCATCCACCAGCAGGTGTAATCTATTGAAATACCTTTGGTTATCC includes:
- a CDS encoding glycosyltransferase family 2 protein; translation: MNEIDVIIPVYKPDKTFFTLIDKLEKQTVPVGKIIIMNTEQKYFDRLVYGTPFVEKYGNVHVTHLSKKEFNHGDTRNRGVKKSQAPIFVMMTQDALPEDEHLLENLIRPLEKEGTAVSYARQLPAKDCNEMERFTRAFNYPETSVEKSSADVERLGIKAYFCSNACAAYKRDIFDSLGGFVKYTIFNEDMLYAAKAIKAGYRVAYAAQARVIHSHNYTGRQQFHRNFDLGVSQAQHPEVFEGITSEKEGIALVKKMTGHLWQEGYRSQIPTFYFNSACRYAGFALGKNYRKLPVKLILRFTMNKEYWEQEKRIRSGKNFE
- a CDS encoding LCP family protein, which translates into the protein MATNSKKSRNSESVKSSGNSKGKKMSAKEREKKKRKKIILFIVEIFVLLVMVVVLYGVLKGEKVGKVELNADELVINEEVKEREETTNMKGYRNIALFGVDSTTGALTKNTRSDTIMIASINQDTGDCKLVSVYRDTYLNLSNDTYNKCNSAYAKGGPEMAINMLNMNLDMNITDFVTVGFAGLTDTIDALGGIMIDVDSSEIHHLNSYQFTMAEDLKRTYNEVTETGYQLLNGLQATAYCRIRYTAGDDFKRAERQREVLMAVAEKAKTASPATLNEIANDVFSEVYTSLDLTEIVELLGGISKYNIVGQAGFPDEQYRTTGTIGSKGSCVIPLDLKENVEWLHQFLFDETYTVSSDVQTYSDKIKSDTRSYIK
- a CDS encoding undecaprenyl-phosphate glucose phosphotransferase, with product MIKDNQRYFNRLHLLVDAVVVALSYSLAWLIKFKTPFANTEPGVTALSVATYFSALYFIVPGYVLLYYFFNMYTPKRATRRKYEISSIFKANTVGVFLFMVMLFAVKQEHFSRSLIFIFYVINIILTTLSRSMIRNGLQYFRKKGYNLKYVLLVGYSRAAEEYITRINANPQWGYVVRGILDDRVPGGTLYKGVKVLGRIDNLLYILPENKLDEIAVTLALEDYDRLERIVDLCEKSGVHTKFIPDYNSLVPSRPYTEDLMGLPVINIRYVPLTNTLNWVAKRAVDVVGSFCGIIISSPIMLVTVLLIKCTSRGPVIFKQERVGLHNKPFKMYKFRTMELQKTSQEQKAWTVKDDPRVTKVGKLLRRTSLDELPQLFNILAGEMSLVGPRPERPLFVEKFREEIPRYMIKHQVRPGLTGWAQINGYRGDTSIRKRIEYDIFYIENWTMGLDIKIMFLTVFKGFINKNAY